Proteins encoded together in one Telopea speciosissima isolate NSW1024214 ecotype Mountain lineage chromosome 4, Tspe_v1, whole genome shotgun sequence window:
- the LOC122660351 gene encoding pentatricopeptide repeat-containing protein MRL1, chloroplastic isoform X2 has product MKREKVTAEETGQNGQIAEEEEVQLSQCQMTTMMHEETLSTKALKLLGSGVLPYDMSKNIYTAETEGMDLTIPSLVLDKVVPLGEVKFAMEMLELPLEEAKKEVGVGSEFPRLKVESVYRASTPPERVALAKTFQGYKAKHEGGQGSEVSGYNFFFRQSVREDIYTFYEGKPSGLRSVSISNGSFHGRKDLKKGREFIQDMGRRALAKNGDKNLSQLDQPNGVHNGDRHDASEYLISYNRLLRDGRLTNCVELLEDMEQRGLLDMNEIYHAKFFKACKSQKAVKEAFRFMKLIVNPTLSAFTMLLSVCANSQDSDGAFEALQLVKEAGLKPDCKLYTTLISTCAKSGKVDAMFEVFHEMINAGVEPNAHTYGALIDGCAKAGQVAKAFGAYGIMRSKKVKPDRVVFNALITACGQSGAVDRAFDVLAEMGSEPRPVDPDHVTVGALIKTCAQAGQVDRAKEVYRMMHEYNIKGTPEVYTIAVNSCSQKGDLEFALSVYGDMTRNGVVPDEMFLSALIDVAGHAGKVDVAFDMLQDAKKQGSQLGNVAYSSLMGACSNAKNWKKALELYEDIKAMGLHPTVSTMNALITALCDGNQLKEAVEVLSKMKTSGVFPNAITYSVLLIASEKKDELELGFLLLSQAKKDGVVPSLTMCRCMTGMCLRRFEKAYSLGEPMVSFNSGIPQIDSNWTSMALTVYRETIAAGVVPTMEVFYQVLGCLQLPCDTSLRERLVENLGVGTDSSRCSNIYSLIDGFGEYDPCSFSLFEEAASLGVVPCVSFKESPIVVDARNLQIHAAKVYLLTVLKGLKHRLAAGAKLSNIIILLPVEKTQITSPKGDKSVNLAGRVGQETGAMLRRLRLPYQGNESYGKIRINGVALKRWFQPKLDAPFSGKPATLSSSPTRLGKGIIDQQRNIRAGNLSLE; this is encoded by the exons atgaaaagagaaaaggttaCAGCTGAGGAAACTGGTCAAAATGGACAGATTGCTGAGGAAGAAGAGGTGCAGTTATCACAGTGTCAgatgactactatgatgcatGAGGAAACTCTCAGCACTAAAGCATTGAAATTACTTGGTTCTGGTGTTCTTCCATATGACATgagtaaaaatatatatacagcaGAAACAGAAGGTATGGACCTAACTATTCCTTCTCTGGTGCTCGATAAAGTTGTTCCACTGGGAGAAGTAAAATTTGCAATGGAGATGCTAGAATTACCATTGGAAGAAGCCAAAAAGGAGGTTGGTGTGGGCTCTGAATTTCCTAGACTAAAGGTCGAGTCTGTATATAGAGCTTCTACTCCTCCTGAAAGGGTTGCACTTGCAAAAACATTTCAAGGCTACAAAGCAAAGCATGAAGGGGGTCAAGGAAGTGAAGTTTCCGGATATAATTTCTTCTTCAGACAATCTGTTAGAGAGGATATTTACACATTTTATGAAGGAAAACCCTCTGGATTGAGATCTGTGTCAATTTCCAATG GTTCCTTTCATGGAAGAAAGGACttaaaaaaaggaagggaatTCATACAAGATATGGGGAGAAGAGCTCTGGCTAAAAATGGGGATAAAAATTTGTCTCAGTTGGATCAACCTAATGGGGTTCATAACGGTGATAGGCATGATGCTTCAGAGTACTTGATTTCTTACAATCGTCTGCTGAGGGATGGAAG GCTAACCAACTGTGTAGAATTGCTGGAAGACATGGAACAAAGGGGCTTGTTGGATATGAATGAA atttatCATGCTAAGTTCTTTAAGGCCTGCAAAAGTCAGAAGGCTGTCAAAGAAGCATTTCGTTTTATGAAGCTGATAGTTAATCCAACGCTGAGTGCATTCACTATGCTGTTGTCTGTGTGTGCAAATTCTCAAGATTCAGATG GTGCTTTTGAAGCTCTGCAGCTTGTTAAGGAGGCTGGACTGAAACCTGATTGCAAACTTTACACTACTCTAATATCAACTTGTGCTAAAAGTGGGAAAGTTGATGCTATGTTTGAA GTGTTTCATGAAATGATTAATGCCGGAGTCGAACCAAATGCTCATACATATGGAGCACTGATCGATGGTTGTGCTAAAGCTGGACAAGTTGCTAAGGCATTTGGTGCCTATGGAATCATGAGATCCAAG AAAGTGAAGCCAGACCGAGTTGTTTTCAATGCACTTATCACCGCATGTGGACAATCAGGCGCAGTAGATCGGGCTTTTGATGTTTTAGCAGAAATGGGGTCTGAACCACGTCCTGTAGACCCTGATCACGTCACTGTTGGTGCTTTGATAAAAACATGTGCGCAAGCTGGACAA gTTGATCGAGCTAAAGAGGTATACAGGATGATGCATGAATATAACATCAAGGGCACCCCGGAGGTTTACACTATTGCTGTTAATAGTTGCAGCCAGAAGGGTGATTTGGAATTTGCATTAAGTGTATATGGTGATATGACAAGAAATGGTGTGGTCCCTGACGAG ATGTTCCTCAGTGCACTAATAGATGTTGCTGGGCATGCTGGAAAAGTTGATGTTGCCTTTGATATGCTACAAGATGCCAAAAAACAAGGATCCCAACTTGGAAATGTAGCATACAGCTCATTGATGGGAGCCTGTAGTAAT GCAAAAAACTGGAAGAAGGCACTGGAGCTATATGAGGATATTAAGGCCATGGGATTGCACCCAACAGTTTCAACAATGAATGCTTTGATCACTGCCTTGT GTGATGGGAACCAACTGAAGGAGGCTGTAGAGGTCCTTTCTAAAATGAAGACATCTGGCGTATTCCCCAATGCCATCACATACTCTGTTCTTTTAATAGCCAGTGAAAA AAAGGATGAACTAGAACTAGGCTTTTTGCTGCTATCTCAAGCCAAAAAGGATGGTGTTGTCCCAAGCCTCACTATGTGCAGATGCATGACTG GCATGTGTTTACGGAGGTTCGAGAAGGCTTATTCACTTGGCGAGCCCATGGTTTCTTTCAACTCTGGAATACCTCAAATTGACAGTAATtg GACATCAATGGCCTTAACCGTCTACCGTGAGACAATTGCAGCTGGTGTTGTGCCTACTATGGAAgtcttttatcaagttttggGATGCCTACAGCTTCCCTGTGATACTTCTTTGAGAGAGAGGCTTGTTGAGAATCTAGGTGTGGGTACTGATTCTTCAAGATGCTCTAACATATACTCATTGATTGATGGATTTGGAGAATATGACCCATGCTCTTTTTCTCTATTTGAG GAAGCTGCATCACTTGGAGTTGTTCCTTGTGTGTCTTTTAAAGAAAGCCCTATTGTTGTTGATGCTAGGAATCTGCAGATTCATGCTGCTAAG GTGTACCTCTTAACGGTCTTGAAAGGTCTCAAGCATCGGCTTGCTGCTG GTGCGAAGCTGTCCAACATAATCATCTTACTGCCTGTCGAGAAGACACAAATTACATCCCCCAAAGGAGATAAATCAGTTAACCTGGCAGGAAG AGTTGGTCAAGAAACTGGCGCCATGCTGCGGAGGCTCAGACTACCTTACCAAGGAAATGAATCATACGGGAAAATTAGAATTAATGGGGTTGCTTTGAAACGGTGGTTTCAACCCAAGCTTGATGCCCCCTTCAGTGGGAAACCAGCAACATTGAGCTCATCACCTACACGTTTGGGCAAAGGAATCATTGATCAGCAACGTAACATCCGTGCTGGCAATCTGTCTCTGGAGTAG
- the LOC122660351 gene encoding pentatricopeptide repeat-containing protein MRL1, chloroplastic isoform X3: protein MKREKVTAEETGQNGQIAEEEEVQLSQCQMTTMMHEETLSTKALKLLGSGVLPYDMSKNIYTAETEGMDLTIPSLVLDKVVPLGEVKFAMEMLELPLEEAKKEVGVGSEFPRLKVESVYRASTPPERVALAKTFQGYKAKHEGGQGSEVSGYNFFFRQSVREDIYTFYEGKPSGLRSVSISNECLEGQIPRARSKEGSFHGRKDLKKGREFIQDMGRRALAKNGDKNLSQLDQPNGVHNGDRHDASEYLISYNRLLRDGRLTNCVELLEDMEQRGLLDMNEIYHAKFFKACKSQKAVKEAFRFMKLIVNPTLSAFTMLLSVCANSQDSDGAFEALQLVKEAGLKPDCKLYTTLISTCAKSGKVDAMFEKVKPDRVVFNALITACGQSGAVDRAFDVLAEMGSEPRPVDPDHVTVGALIKTCAQAGQVDRAKEVYRMMHEYNIKGTPEVYTIAVNSCSQKGDLEFALSVYGDMTRNGVVPDEMFLSALIDVAGHAGKVDVAFDMLQDAKKQGSQLGNVAYSSLMGACSNAKNWKKALELYEDIKAMGLHPTVSTMNALITALCDGNQLKEAVEVLSKMKTSGVFPNAITYSVLLIASEKKDELELGFLLLSQAKKDGVVPSLTMCRCMTGMCLRRFEKAYSLGEPMVSFNSGIPQIDSNWTSMALTVYRETIAAGVVPTMEVFYQVLGCLQLPCDTSLRERLVENLGVGTDSSRCSNIYSLIDGFGEYDPCSFSLFEEAASLGVVPCVSFKESPIVVDARNLQIHAAKVYLLTVLKGLKHRLAAGAKLSNIIILLPVEKTQITSPKGDKSVNLAGRVGQETGAMLRRLRLPYQGNESYGKIRINGVALKRWFQPKLDAPFSGKPATLSSSPTRLGKGIIDQQRNIRAGNLSLE, encoded by the exons atgaaaagagaaaaggttaCAGCTGAGGAAACTGGTCAAAATGGACAGATTGCTGAGGAAGAAGAGGTGCAGTTATCACAGTGTCAgatgactactatgatgcatGAGGAAACTCTCAGCACTAAAGCATTGAAATTACTTGGTTCTGGTGTTCTTCCATATGACATgagtaaaaatatatatacagcaGAAACAGAAGGTATGGACCTAACTATTCCTTCTCTGGTGCTCGATAAAGTTGTTCCACTGGGAGAAGTAAAATTTGCAATGGAGATGCTAGAATTACCATTGGAAGAAGCCAAAAAGGAGGTTGGTGTGGGCTCTGAATTTCCTAGACTAAAGGTCGAGTCTGTATATAGAGCTTCTACTCCTCCTGAAAGGGTTGCACTTGCAAAAACATTTCAAGGCTACAAAGCAAAGCATGAAGGGGGTCAAGGAAGTGAAGTTTCCGGATATAATTTCTTCTTCAGACAATCTGTTAGAGAGGATATTTACACATTTTATGAAGGAAAACCCTCTGGATTGAGATCTGTGTCAATTTCCAATG AGTGTCTTGAAGGTCAAATACCGAGAGCACGTTCTAAAGAAGGTTCCTTTCATGGAAGAAAGGACttaaaaaaaggaagggaatTCATACAAGATATGGGGAGAAGAGCTCTGGCTAAAAATGGGGATAAAAATTTGTCTCAGTTGGATCAACCTAATGGGGTTCATAACGGTGATAGGCATGATGCTTCAGAGTACTTGATTTCTTACAATCGTCTGCTGAGGGATGGAAG GCTAACCAACTGTGTAGAATTGCTGGAAGACATGGAACAAAGGGGCTTGTTGGATATGAATGAA atttatCATGCTAAGTTCTTTAAGGCCTGCAAAAGTCAGAAGGCTGTCAAAGAAGCATTTCGTTTTATGAAGCTGATAGTTAATCCAACGCTGAGTGCATTCACTATGCTGTTGTCTGTGTGTGCAAATTCTCAAGATTCAGATG GTGCTTTTGAAGCTCTGCAGCTTGTTAAGGAGGCTGGACTGAAACCTGATTGCAAACTTTACACTACTCTAATATCAACTTGTGCTAAAAGTGGGAAAGTTGATGCTATGTTTGAA AAAGTGAAGCCAGACCGAGTTGTTTTCAATGCACTTATCACCGCATGTGGACAATCAGGCGCAGTAGATCGGGCTTTTGATGTTTTAGCAGAAATGGGGTCTGAACCACGTCCTGTAGACCCTGATCACGTCACTGTTGGTGCTTTGATAAAAACATGTGCGCAAGCTGGACAA gTTGATCGAGCTAAAGAGGTATACAGGATGATGCATGAATATAACATCAAGGGCACCCCGGAGGTTTACACTATTGCTGTTAATAGTTGCAGCCAGAAGGGTGATTTGGAATTTGCATTAAGTGTATATGGTGATATGACAAGAAATGGTGTGGTCCCTGACGAG ATGTTCCTCAGTGCACTAATAGATGTTGCTGGGCATGCTGGAAAAGTTGATGTTGCCTTTGATATGCTACAAGATGCCAAAAAACAAGGATCCCAACTTGGAAATGTAGCATACAGCTCATTGATGGGAGCCTGTAGTAAT GCAAAAAACTGGAAGAAGGCACTGGAGCTATATGAGGATATTAAGGCCATGGGATTGCACCCAACAGTTTCAACAATGAATGCTTTGATCACTGCCTTGT GTGATGGGAACCAACTGAAGGAGGCTGTAGAGGTCCTTTCTAAAATGAAGACATCTGGCGTATTCCCCAATGCCATCACATACTCTGTTCTTTTAATAGCCAGTGAAAA AAAGGATGAACTAGAACTAGGCTTTTTGCTGCTATCTCAAGCCAAAAAGGATGGTGTTGTCCCAAGCCTCACTATGTGCAGATGCATGACTG GCATGTGTTTACGGAGGTTCGAGAAGGCTTATTCACTTGGCGAGCCCATGGTTTCTTTCAACTCTGGAATACCTCAAATTGACAGTAATtg GACATCAATGGCCTTAACCGTCTACCGTGAGACAATTGCAGCTGGTGTTGTGCCTACTATGGAAgtcttttatcaagttttggGATGCCTACAGCTTCCCTGTGATACTTCTTTGAGAGAGAGGCTTGTTGAGAATCTAGGTGTGGGTACTGATTCTTCAAGATGCTCTAACATATACTCATTGATTGATGGATTTGGAGAATATGACCCATGCTCTTTTTCTCTATTTGAG GAAGCTGCATCACTTGGAGTTGTTCCTTGTGTGTCTTTTAAAGAAAGCCCTATTGTTGTTGATGCTAGGAATCTGCAGATTCATGCTGCTAAG GTGTACCTCTTAACGGTCTTGAAAGGTCTCAAGCATCGGCTTGCTGCTG GTGCGAAGCTGTCCAACATAATCATCTTACTGCCTGTCGAGAAGACACAAATTACATCCCCCAAAGGAGATAAATCAGTTAACCTGGCAGGAAG AGTTGGTCAAGAAACTGGCGCCATGCTGCGGAGGCTCAGACTACCTTACCAAGGAAATGAATCATACGGGAAAATTAGAATTAATGGGGTTGCTTTGAAACGGTGGTTTCAACCCAAGCTTGATGCCCCCTTCAGTGGGAAACCAGCAACATTGAGCTCATCACCTACACGTTTGGGCAAAGGAATCATTGATCAGCAACGTAACATCCGTGCTGGCAATCTGTCTCTGGAGTAG
- the LOC122660351 gene encoding pentatricopeptide repeat-containing protein MRL1, chloroplastic isoform X4: MAITIFLLVRTNKLNGAKKSVHDSHSYAECLEGQIPRARSKEGSFHGRKDLKKGREFIQDMGRRALAKNGDKNLSQLDQPNGVHNGDRHDASEYLISYNRLLRDGRLTNCVELLEDMEQRGLLDMNEIYHAKFFKACKSQKAVKEAFRFMKLIVNPTLSAFTMLLSVCANSQDSDGAFEALQLVKEAGLKPDCKLYTTLISTCAKSGKVDAMFEVFHEMINAGVEPNAHTYGALIDGCAKAGQVAKAFGAYGIMRSKKVKPDRVVFNALITACGQSGAVDRAFDVLAEMGSEPRPVDPDHVTVGALIKTCAQAGQVDRAKEVYRMMHEYNIKGTPEVYTIAVNSCSQKGDLEFALSVYGDMTRNGVVPDEMFLSALIDVAGHAGKVDVAFDMLQDAKKQGSQLGNVAYSSLMGACSNAKNWKKALELYEDIKAMGLHPTVSTMNALITALCDGNQLKEAVEVLSKMKTSGVFPNAITYSVLLIASEKKDELELGFLLLSQAKKDGVVPSLTMCRCMTGMCLRRFEKAYSLGEPMVSFNSGIPQIDSNWTSMALTVYRETIAAGVVPTMEVFYQVLGCLQLPCDTSLRERLVENLGVGTDSSRCSNIYSLIDGFGEYDPCSFSLFEEAASLGVVPCVSFKESPIVVDARNLQIHAAKVYLLTVLKGLKHRLAAGAKLSNIIILLPVEKTQITSPKGDKSVNLAGRVGQETGAMLRRLRLPYQGNESYGKIRINGVALKRWFQPKLDAPFSGKPATLSSSPTRLGKGIIDQQRNIRAGNLSLE, translated from the exons ATGGCCATAACTATTTTTTTGCTGGTAAGGACCAATAAACTAAATGGAGCCAAAAAATCAGTACATGATTCTCACAGTTATGCAG AGTGTCTTGAAGGTCAAATACCGAGAGCACGTTCTAAAGAAGGTTCCTTTCATGGAAGAAAGGACttaaaaaaaggaagggaatTCATACAAGATATGGGGAGAAGAGCTCTGGCTAAAAATGGGGATAAAAATTTGTCTCAGTTGGATCAACCTAATGGGGTTCATAACGGTGATAGGCATGATGCTTCAGAGTACTTGATTTCTTACAATCGTCTGCTGAGGGATGGAAG GCTAACCAACTGTGTAGAATTGCTGGAAGACATGGAACAAAGGGGCTTGTTGGATATGAATGAA atttatCATGCTAAGTTCTTTAAGGCCTGCAAAAGTCAGAAGGCTGTCAAAGAAGCATTTCGTTTTATGAAGCTGATAGTTAATCCAACGCTGAGTGCATTCACTATGCTGTTGTCTGTGTGTGCAAATTCTCAAGATTCAGATG GTGCTTTTGAAGCTCTGCAGCTTGTTAAGGAGGCTGGACTGAAACCTGATTGCAAACTTTACACTACTCTAATATCAACTTGTGCTAAAAGTGGGAAAGTTGATGCTATGTTTGAA GTGTTTCATGAAATGATTAATGCCGGAGTCGAACCAAATGCTCATACATATGGAGCACTGATCGATGGTTGTGCTAAAGCTGGACAAGTTGCTAAGGCATTTGGTGCCTATGGAATCATGAGATCCAAG AAAGTGAAGCCAGACCGAGTTGTTTTCAATGCACTTATCACCGCATGTGGACAATCAGGCGCAGTAGATCGGGCTTTTGATGTTTTAGCAGAAATGGGGTCTGAACCACGTCCTGTAGACCCTGATCACGTCACTGTTGGTGCTTTGATAAAAACATGTGCGCAAGCTGGACAA gTTGATCGAGCTAAAGAGGTATACAGGATGATGCATGAATATAACATCAAGGGCACCCCGGAGGTTTACACTATTGCTGTTAATAGTTGCAGCCAGAAGGGTGATTTGGAATTTGCATTAAGTGTATATGGTGATATGACAAGAAATGGTGTGGTCCCTGACGAG ATGTTCCTCAGTGCACTAATAGATGTTGCTGGGCATGCTGGAAAAGTTGATGTTGCCTTTGATATGCTACAAGATGCCAAAAAACAAGGATCCCAACTTGGAAATGTAGCATACAGCTCATTGATGGGAGCCTGTAGTAAT GCAAAAAACTGGAAGAAGGCACTGGAGCTATATGAGGATATTAAGGCCATGGGATTGCACCCAACAGTTTCAACAATGAATGCTTTGATCACTGCCTTGT GTGATGGGAACCAACTGAAGGAGGCTGTAGAGGTCCTTTCTAAAATGAAGACATCTGGCGTATTCCCCAATGCCATCACATACTCTGTTCTTTTAATAGCCAGTGAAAA AAAGGATGAACTAGAACTAGGCTTTTTGCTGCTATCTCAAGCCAAAAAGGATGGTGTTGTCCCAAGCCTCACTATGTGCAGATGCATGACTG GCATGTGTTTACGGAGGTTCGAGAAGGCTTATTCACTTGGCGAGCCCATGGTTTCTTTCAACTCTGGAATACCTCAAATTGACAGTAATtg GACATCAATGGCCTTAACCGTCTACCGTGAGACAATTGCAGCTGGTGTTGTGCCTACTATGGAAgtcttttatcaagttttggGATGCCTACAGCTTCCCTGTGATACTTCTTTGAGAGAGAGGCTTGTTGAGAATCTAGGTGTGGGTACTGATTCTTCAAGATGCTCTAACATATACTCATTGATTGATGGATTTGGAGAATATGACCCATGCTCTTTTTCTCTATTTGAG GAAGCTGCATCACTTGGAGTTGTTCCTTGTGTGTCTTTTAAAGAAAGCCCTATTGTTGTTGATGCTAGGAATCTGCAGATTCATGCTGCTAAG GTGTACCTCTTAACGGTCTTGAAAGGTCTCAAGCATCGGCTTGCTGCTG GTGCGAAGCTGTCCAACATAATCATCTTACTGCCTGTCGAGAAGACACAAATTACATCCCCCAAAGGAGATAAATCAGTTAACCTGGCAGGAAG AGTTGGTCAAGAAACTGGCGCCATGCTGCGGAGGCTCAGACTACCTTACCAAGGAAATGAATCATACGGGAAAATTAGAATTAATGGGGTTGCTTTGAAACGGTGGTTTCAACCCAAGCTTGATGCCCCCTTCAGTGGGAAACCAGCAACATTGAGCTCATCACCTACACGTTTGGGCAAAGGAATCATTGATCAGCAACGTAACATCCGTGCTGGCAATCTGTCTCTGGAGTAG
- the LOC122660351 gene encoding pentatricopeptide repeat-containing protein MRL1, chloroplastic isoform X1, whose amino-acid sequence MKREKVTAEETGQNGQIAEEEEVQLSQCQMTTMMHEETLSTKALKLLGSGVLPYDMSKNIYTAETEGMDLTIPSLVLDKVVPLGEVKFAMEMLELPLEEAKKEVGVGSEFPRLKVESVYRASTPPERVALAKTFQGYKAKHEGGQGSEVSGYNFFFRQSVREDIYTFYEGKPSGLRSVSISNGQIPRARSKEGSFHGRKDLKKGREFIQDMGRRALAKNGDKNLSQLDQPNGVHNGDRHDASEYLISYNRLLRDGRLTNCVELLEDMEQRGLLDMNEIYHAKFFKACKSQKAVKEAFRFMKLIVNPTLSAFTMLLSVCANSQDSDGAFEALQLVKEAGLKPDCKLYTTLISTCAKSGKVDAMFEVFHEMINAGVEPNAHTYGALIDGCAKAGQVAKAFGAYGIMRSKKVKPDRVVFNALITACGQSGAVDRAFDVLAEMGSEPRPVDPDHVTVGALIKTCAQAGQVDRAKEVYRMMHEYNIKGTPEVYTIAVNSCSQKGDLEFALSVYGDMTRNGVVPDEMFLSALIDVAGHAGKVDVAFDMLQDAKKQGSQLGNVAYSSLMGACSNAKNWKKALELYEDIKAMGLHPTVSTMNALITALCDGNQLKEAVEVLSKMKTSGVFPNAITYSVLLIASEKKDELELGFLLLSQAKKDGVVPSLTMCRCMTGMCLRRFEKAYSLGEPMVSFNSGIPQIDSNWTSMALTVYRETIAAGVVPTMEVFYQVLGCLQLPCDTSLRERLVENLGVGTDSSRCSNIYSLIDGFGEYDPCSFSLFEEAASLGVVPCVSFKESPIVVDARNLQIHAAKVYLLTVLKGLKHRLAAGAKLSNIIILLPVEKTQITSPKGDKSVNLAGRVGQETGAMLRRLRLPYQGNESYGKIRINGVALKRWFQPKLDAPFSGKPATLSSSPTRLGKGIIDQQRNIRAGNLSLE is encoded by the exons atgaaaagagaaaaggttaCAGCTGAGGAAACTGGTCAAAATGGACAGATTGCTGAGGAAGAAGAGGTGCAGTTATCACAGTGTCAgatgactactatgatgcatGAGGAAACTCTCAGCACTAAAGCATTGAAATTACTTGGTTCTGGTGTTCTTCCATATGACATgagtaaaaatatatatacagcaGAAACAGAAGGTATGGACCTAACTATTCCTTCTCTGGTGCTCGATAAAGTTGTTCCACTGGGAGAAGTAAAATTTGCAATGGAGATGCTAGAATTACCATTGGAAGAAGCCAAAAAGGAGGTTGGTGTGGGCTCTGAATTTCCTAGACTAAAGGTCGAGTCTGTATATAGAGCTTCTACTCCTCCTGAAAGGGTTGCACTTGCAAAAACATTTCAAGGCTACAAAGCAAAGCATGAAGGGGGTCAAGGAAGTGAAGTTTCCGGATATAATTTCTTCTTCAGACAATCTGTTAGAGAGGATATTTACACATTTTATGAAGGAAAACCCTCTGGATTGAGATCTGTGTCAATTTCCAATG GTCAAATACCGAGAGCACGTTCTAAAGAAGGTTCCTTTCATGGAAGAAAGGACttaaaaaaaggaagggaatTCATACAAGATATGGGGAGAAGAGCTCTGGCTAAAAATGGGGATAAAAATTTGTCTCAGTTGGATCAACCTAATGGGGTTCATAACGGTGATAGGCATGATGCTTCAGAGTACTTGATTTCTTACAATCGTCTGCTGAGGGATGGAAG GCTAACCAACTGTGTAGAATTGCTGGAAGACATGGAACAAAGGGGCTTGTTGGATATGAATGAA atttatCATGCTAAGTTCTTTAAGGCCTGCAAAAGTCAGAAGGCTGTCAAAGAAGCATTTCGTTTTATGAAGCTGATAGTTAATCCAACGCTGAGTGCATTCACTATGCTGTTGTCTGTGTGTGCAAATTCTCAAGATTCAGATG GTGCTTTTGAAGCTCTGCAGCTTGTTAAGGAGGCTGGACTGAAACCTGATTGCAAACTTTACACTACTCTAATATCAACTTGTGCTAAAAGTGGGAAAGTTGATGCTATGTTTGAA GTGTTTCATGAAATGATTAATGCCGGAGTCGAACCAAATGCTCATACATATGGAGCACTGATCGATGGTTGTGCTAAAGCTGGACAAGTTGCTAAGGCATTTGGTGCCTATGGAATCATGAGATCCAAG AAAGTGAAGCCAGACCGAGTTGTTTTCAATGCACTTATCACCGCATGTGGACAATCAGGCGCAGTAGATCGGGCTTTTGATGTTTTAGCAGAAATGGGGTCTGAACCACGTCCTGTAGACCCTGATCACGTCACTGTTGGTGCTTTGATAAAAACATGTGCGCAAGCTGGACAA gTTGATCGAGCTAAAGAGGTATACAGGATGATGCATGAATATAACATCAAGGGCACCCCGGAGGTTTACACTATTGCTGTTAATAGTTGCAGCCAGAAGGGTGATTTGGAATTTGCATTAAGTGTATATGGTGATATGACAAGAAATGGTGTGGTCCCTGACGAG ATGTTCCTCAGTGCACTAATAGATGTTGCTGGGCATGCTGGAAAAGTTGATGTTGCCTTTGATATGCTACAAGATGCCAAAAAACAAGGATCCCAACTTGGAAATGTAGCATACAGCTCATTGATGGGAGCCTGTAGTAAT GCAAAAAACTGGAAGAAGGCACTGGAGCTATATGAGGATATTAAGGCCATGGGATTGCACCCAACAGTTTCAACAATGAATGCTTTGATCACTGCCTTGT GTGATGGGAACCAACTGAAGGAGGCTGTAGAGGTCCTTTCTAAAATGAAGACATCTGGCGTATTCCCCAATGCCATCACATACTCTGTTCTTTTAATAGCCAGTGAAAA AAAGGATGAACTAGAACTAGGCTTTTTGCTGCTATCTCAAGCCAAAAAGGATGGTGTTGTCCCAAGCCTCACTATGTGCAGATGCATGACTG GCATGTGTTTACGGAGGTTCGAGAAGGCTTATTCACTTGGCGAGCCCATGGTTTCTTTCAACTCTGGAATACCTCAAATTGACAGTAATtg GACATCAATGGCCTTAACCGTCTACCGTGAGACAATTGCAGCTGGTGTTGTGCCTACTATGGAAgtcttttatcaagttttggGATGCCTACAGCTTCCCTGTGATACTTCTTTGAGAGAGAGGCTTGTTGAGAATCTAGGTGTGGGTACTGATTCTTCAAGATGCTCTAACATATACTCATTGATTGATGGATTTGGAGAATATGACCCATGCTCTTTTTCTCTATTTGAG GAAGCTGCATCACTTGGAGTTGTTCCTTGTGTGTCTTTTAAAGAAAGCCCTATTGTTGTTGATGCTAGGAATCTGCAGATTCATGCTGCTAAG GTGTACCTCTTAACGGTCTTGAAAGGTCTCAAGCATCGGCTTGCTGCTG GTGCGAAGCTGTCCAACATAATCATCTTACTGCCTGTCGAGAAGACACAAATTACATCCCCCAAAGGAGATAAATCAGTTAACCTGGCAGGAAG AGTTGGTCAAGAAACTGGCGCCATGCTGCGGAGGCTCAGACTACCTTACCAAGGAAATGAATCATACGGGAAAATTAGAATTAATGGGGTTGCTTTGAAACGGTGGTTTCAACCCAAGCTTGATGCCCCCTTCAGTGGGAAACCAGCAACATTGAGCTCATCACCTACACGTTTGGGCAAAGGAATCATTGATCAGCAACGTAACATCCGTGCTGGCAATCTGTCTCTGGAGTAG